One window of the Ananas comosus cultivar F153 linkage group 21, ASM154086v1, whole genome shotgun sequence genome contains the following:
- the LOC109726659 gene encoding DDT domain-containing protein DDB_G0282237 isoform X1: protein MPLYKRKPFALLDPPQDLDPNELVFQIRFTKEMFRDYQEYLKRLNLYRKRVWTCKTSGKTNLTYEEALVSEQRAVEKVQQFPKELMAPVLHMVQYSTLGIDKLVNNIYSKLQEGYFEGLELHGKKDESVFACKILKVLEDGEATLYEVGWLDRDKKVTGTSTVKAEDLIRKKPPLSRHMIKVFIRDSTSRNFPWVVHETLAKKHGISTQPPENFENIKKRKGTENGTMGNMKKLKRGEENPTKNVVKYPIDDLLVQPSADDPILTKRPPLSTEFRVPMDCVGDFLMVWDFCSSFGRFLHLSPFSLTDFENALCHKESNIVLIVEIHAAIFRLLIKDEGEYFTVMQNKKRNSKITLVKWTEYLLDFLEMDNREKFSSHITTIRRGHYGLLETHVKLGILRELVEEALITTDIREKLDERIEQQQALRATKREETRKKKEEQELGKDESEIKERNQKHILGNCNGKHKSDSLKGEHKGKDKDKEVEKKKPEETQVHSNENLDREIEKLSIRTSSLGKDRNYNRYWLFRREGRLFVESSDSKQWGYYTTKEELDALIGSLNQKGVRERALKRQLEKFYQKISMALEKRTKDIAQKILLEEAVLRRSTRVRAQPRDNPNMAFLKYVNRWKET, encoded by the exons ATGCCTCTTTACAAGAGAAAGCCTTTTGCCCTGCTTGACCCACCACAGGACCTGGATCCAAATGAGCTTGTTTTCCAAATTCGGTTTACAAAGGAGATGTTCAGGGATTACCA AGAATACTTGAAGAGACTGAATCTTTACCGCAAGAGGGTTTGGACCTGTAAAACTAGTGGAAAAACTAATTTAACTTATGAAGAAGCTTTGGTCTCGGAGCAACGTGCAGTGGAGAAGGTTCAGCAGTTTCCTAAAGAATTAATGGCTCCAGTTCTTCATATGGTTCAGTACA GCACTCTCGGTATAGATAAACTTGTCAATAATATATACAGCAAGTTGCAAGAAGGTTATTTTGAAGGCTTAGAATTGCATGGGAAGAAGGACGAATCTGTGTTTGCTTGCAAAATATTGAAGGTTCTGGAAGATGGAGAGGCCACTCTGTATGAAGTGGGTTGGCTTGATAGAGATAAGAAAGTTACTGGAACATCCACTGTCAAAGCTGAGGATTTGATACGAAAGAAACCACCACTGAGTAGGCATATGATAAAAGTTTTCATTAGGGACTCAACTTCACGAAATTTCCCTTGGGTGGTACATGAAACACTTGCGAAGAAACATGGTATTTCCACTCAGCCACCAGAGAATTTCGAAAACatcaagaaaaggaaaggaaccGAAAATGGGACCATGGGAAATATGAAGAAGTTAAAGAGAG GTGaagaaaatccaacaaaaaacgTGGTTAAATACCCAATTGATGATCTTCTAGTGCAGCCTAGTGCAGATGACCCCATTTTAACGAAGCGCCCTCCTCTTTCTACGGAATTTCGAGTGCCTATGGATTGTGTTGGAGATTTCCTTATGGTTTGGGATTTTTGTTCGTCTTTTGGCAGGTTTTTGCACCTTTCACCATTCTCACTTACAGATTTTGAGAACGCACTCTGCCACAAGGAGAGCAATATTGTTCTCATTGTGGAAATACACGCAGCAATATTCCGCTTGCTTATAAAAGATGAAGGTGAATATTTCACAGTTATGCAGAACAAAAAGCGGAACTCTAAG ATAACTCTAGTGAAATGGACTGAATATTTGCTGGATTTCTTGGAGATGGACAATAGGGAAAAGTTTTCAAGTCATATAACGACTATAAGAAGGGGACATTATGGTCTTCTTGAAACTCATGTTAAACTTGGGATTCTCCGGGAACTTGTTGAAGAAGCTCTTATAACTACTGATATAAGAGAGAAGTTAGATGAGCGTATTGAACAGCAGCAGGCACTTAGAGCCACGAAACGAGAAGAAActaggaaaaagaaagaagaacagGAGTTGGGAAAGGATGAGTCCGAAATTAAGGAAAGGAATCAGAAACATATTTTGGGGAATTGTAATGGGAAGCACAAATCCGATAGTCTGAAGGGCGAGCATAAAGGGAAAGATAAGGACAAAGAAGTTGAGAAGAAGAAACCTGAAGAAACACAAGTACATTca AATGAGAACCTTGACAGGGAAATTGAAAAATTATCAATACGTACCAGTTCACTAGGGAAAGATAGAAACTACAACAGGTATTGGTTATTCCGGCGTGAAGGAAGACTTTTTGTTGAGAGTTCAGATTCCAAGCAGTGGGGCTACTACACCACCAAAGAAGAG CTTGATGCCCTAATTGGTTCATTAAACCAGAAAGGCGTGAGGGAGAGAGCCCTTAAAAGGCAGCTGGAGAAATTCTATCAAAAGATAAG TATGGCTTTAGAGAAGAGGACAAAAGATATCGCCCAAAAGATCCTACTCGAAGAGGCTGTGCTGCGACGGTCCACTCGTGTTCGGGCCCAACCTCGGGATAACCCCAACATGGCATTCCTCAAATACGTAAACAGGTGGAAGGAGACCTAA
- the LOC109726659 gene encoding DDT domain-containing protein DDB_G0282237 isoform X2: MPLYKRKPFALLDPPQDLDPNELVFQIRFTKEMFRDYQEYLKRLNLYRKRVWTCKTSGKTNLTYEEALVSEQRAVEKVQQFPKELMAPVLHMVQYSTLGIDKLVNNIYSKLQEGYFEGLELHGKKDESVFACKILKVLEDGEATLYEVGWLDRDKKVTGTSTVKAEDLIRKKPPLSRHMIKVFIRDSTSRNFPWVVHETLAKKHGISTQPPENFENIKKRKGTENGTMGNMKKLKRGEENPTKNVVKYPIDDLLVQPSADDPILTKRPPLSTEFRVPMDCVGDFLMVWDFCSSFGRFLHLSPFSLTDFENALCHKESNIVLIVEIHAAIFRLLIKDEGEYFTVMQNKKRNSKITLVKWTEYLLDFLEMDNREKFSSHITTIRRGHYGLLETHVKLGILRELVEEALITTDIREKLDERIEQQQALRATKREETRKKKEEQELGKDESEIKERNQKHILGNCNGKHKSDSLKGEHKGKDKDKEVEKKKPEETQNENLDREIEKLSIRTSSLGKDRNYNRYWLFRREGRLFVESSDSKQWGYYTTKEELDALIGSLNQKGVRERALKRQLEKFYQKISMALEKRTKDIAQKILLEEAVLRRSTRVRAQPRDNPNMAFLKYVNRWKET; encoded by the exons ATGCCTCTTTACAAGAGAAAGCCTTTTGCCCTGCTTGACCCACCACAGGACCTGGATCCAAATGAGCTTGTTTTCCAAATTCGGTTTACAAAGGAGATGTTCAGGGATTACCA AGAATACTTGAAGAGACTGAATCTTTACCGCAAGAGGGTTTGGACCTGTAAAACTAGTGGAAAAACTAATTTAACTTATGAAGAAGCTTTGGTCTCGGAGCAACGTGCAGTGGAGAAGGTTCAGCAGTTTCCTAAAGAATTAATGGCTCCAGTTCTTCATATGGTTCAGTACA GCACTCTCGGTATAGATAAACTTGTCAATAATATATACAGCAAGTTGCAAGAAGGTTATTTTGAAGGCTTAGAATTGCATGGGAAGAAGGACGAATCTGTGTTTGCTTGCAAAATATTGAAGGTTCTGGAAGATGGAGAGGCCACTCTGTATGAAGTGGGTTGGCTTGATAGAGATAAGAAAGTTACTGGAACATCCACTGTCAAAGCTGAGGATTTGATACGAAAGAAACCACCACTGAGTAGGCATATGATAAAAGTTTTCATTAGGGACTCAACTTCACGAAATTTCCCTTGGGTGGTACATGAAACACTTGCGAAGAAACATGGTATTTCCACTCAGCCACCAGAGAATTTCGAAAACatcaagaaaaggaaaggaaccGAAAATGGGACCATGGGAAATATGAAGAAGTTAAAGAGAG GTGaagaaaatccaacaaaaaacgTGGTTAAATACCCAATTGATGATCTTCTAGTGCAGCCTAGTGCAGATGACCCCATTTTAACGAAGCGCCCTCCTCTTTCTACGGAATTTCGAGTGCCTATGGATTGTGTTGGAGATTTCCTTATGGTTTGGGATTTTTGTTCGTCTTTTGGCAGGTTTTTGCACCTTTCACCATTCTCACTTACAGATTTTGAGAACGCACTCTGCCACAAGGAGAGCAATATTGTTCTCATTGTGGAAATACACGCAGCAATATTCCGCTTGCTTATAAAAGATGAAGGTGAATATTTCACAGTTATGCAGAACAAAAAGCGGAACTCTAAG ATAACTCTAGTGAAATGGACTGAATATTTGCTGGATTTCTTGGAGATGGACAATAGGGAAAAGTTTTCAAGTCATATAACGACTATAAGAAGGGGACATTATGGTCTTCTTGAAACTCATGTTAAACTTGGGATTCTCCGGGAACTTGTTGAAGAAGCTCTTATAACTACTGATATAAGAGAGAAGTTAGATGAGCGTATTGAACAGCAGCAGGCACTTAGAGCCACGAAACGAGAAGAAActaggaaaaagaaagaagaacagGAGTTGGGAAAGGATGAGTCCGAAATTAAGGAAAGGAATCAGAAACATATTTTGGGGAATTGTAATGGGAAGCACAAATCCGATAGTCTGAAGGGCGAGCATAAAGGGAAAGATAAGGACAAAGAAGTTGAGAAGAAGAAACCTGAAGAAACACAA AATGAGAACCTTGACAGGGAAATTGAAAAATTATCAATACGTACCAGTTCACTAGGGAAAGATAGAAACTACAACAGGTATTGGTTATTCCGGCGTGAAGGAAGACTTTTTGTTGAGAGTTCAGATTCCAAGCAGTGGGGCTACTACACCACCAAAGAAGAG CTTGATGCCCTAATTGGTTCATTAAACCAGAAAGGCGTGAGGGAGAGAGCCCTTAAAAGGCAGCTGGAGAAATTCTATCAAAAGATAAG TATGGCTTTAGAGAAGAGGACAAAAGATATCGCCCAAAAGATCCTACTCGAAGAGGCTGTGCTGCGACGGTCCACTCGTGTTCGGGCCCAACCTCGGGATAACCCCAACATGGCATTCCTCAAATACGTAAACAGGTGGAAGGAGACCTAA
- the LOC109726783 gene encoding serine/arginine-rich splicing factor SR45: protein MARPGRARPATPSGSGSGSSSRSRSRSRSSSGSGSRSRSRSRSRSISSSSTPSRSASSRSRSPPPQRRSPTGPARRGRSPSPPPKRASPPKRASPPRKASPIPESVVLHIDHLSRNVNEAHLKEIFGNFGDVVNVELSMDRIVNLPRGYGYVEFKKRADAEKALLYMDGGQIDGNVVRVKFTLAQRQKASSPPKVVPAAPKREAPQRDKAVPSTEKDAQQRPREPSPRRKPLSPPRRRSPPPIRRGADSPRRRPESSPRRRPESPPIRRRTDSSPVRRGETPPPRRRPASPIRRRSPSPGPRRNRSPLRISPRRGRGSPLRKRSPMPPRRRSPPPRRLRSPPRRSPPPPPHRRTRSPLRRPVRSRSRSISPRRGRGPPRRGRSDSSYSASPSPRRGPRKISRSPSPRRPPRGRSPSNSRSSSSPSPRPK, encoded by the exons ATGGCGAGGCCGGGACGAGCTCGCCCCGCGACCCCCTCGGGCTCCGGCTCCGGATCCTCCTCGCGCTCGcgctcccgctcccgctcctCGTCGGGGTCGGGCTCTCGCTCCCGCTCCCGATCCCGATCTCGGTCCATCTCCTCGTCGTCCACCCCCTCGCGGAGCGCGAGCTCTCGTAGCCGATCCCCACCGCCTCAGAGAAGAAG TCCAACTGGACCAGCTAGGAGAGGTCGTTCGCCATCGCCTCCGCCTAAAAGAGCTTCACCTCCTAAGAGGGCTTCACCCCCGAG GAAAGCATCACCAATTCCGGAGTCTGTTGTTCTTCACATTGATCATCTGTCGCGCAATGTTAACGAAGCCCATTTAAAAGAAATATTCG GTAACTTCGGTGACGTTGTCAATGTGGAACTATCAATGGACCGCATT GTTAATCTTCCTCGTGGTTATGGATATGTCGAGTTCAAGAAGAGAGCTGATGCTGAGAAGGCTCTTCTTTACATGGATGGT GGTCAAATTGATGGAAATGTTGTTAGAGTAAAATTCACTTTGGCACAACGCCAGAAAGCTTCTTCCCCTCCAAAGGTGGTTCCGGCTgctccgaaaagagaagctcCACAGAGAGATAAAGCTGTTCCAAGTACTGAAAAGGATGCTCAACAGAGGCCCAGGGAGC CTTCTCCGCGGAGGAAACCACTTTCTCCTCCACGGAGGCGATCTCCTCCTCCAATCCGCAGGGGGGCTGATTCACCGAGGCGTCGACCAGAGTCCTCTCCTAGACGTCGGCCAGAGTCTCCTCCTATTCGTAGGCGGACAGATTCCTCTCCAGTTCGACGGGGCGAAACACCACCTCCTCGGCGAAGACCAGCATCCCCCATTAGAAGACGTTCTCCTTCACCGGGTCCTAGAAGGAATAGATCACCTCTCCG GATTTCTCCTAGAAGAGGCCGGGGAAGTCCACTTCGCAAGCGATCACCGATGCCCCCTAGGAGGCG ATCACCACCTCCAAGACGCTTAAGAAGCCCACCAAGAAggtcaccaccaccacctcctcatCGTCGGACTCGATCACCTCTTCGTAGGCCTGTTCGTTCCCGATCTAGGTCAATCTCCCCTCGCAG GGGACGAGGGCCGCCGCGGCGTGGAAGGTCAGATTCATCGTATTCTGCATCGCCCAGTCCTCGGAGG GGACCTCGAAAAATATCAAGAAGCCCAAGTCCTAGGAG GCCTCCTAGAGGAAGAAGCCCCAGTAACAGCCGCAGCAGCAGCTCGCCCTCCCCTCGGCCAAAGTAA